One genomic segment of Arachis duranensis cultivar V14167 chromosome 4, aradu.V14167.gnm2.J7QH, whole genome shotgun sequence includes these proteins:
- the LOC107486465 gene encoding RNA polymerase II C-terminal domain phosphatase-like 3 isoform X1 — MVFRFSDCENLKAIKSEGMERGVGDVEEGEISDSSIEEITEEVFKNKEAAKLNSSNSSSNNNKQKGSDPNVWTVHDLYSKYPTICRGYGLVNLAWATAVQNRSLNEIFVMDVDPDSNANANASAAMSSNQSSSGSAGVKENASEVVIVDDDKEEGELEEGEIDDDGADPEASVTERVQSAAECGVVASDTDSTSDKLSVREVLEGVTVANVEESFEGTCSRLQKTLQRLPDVLSGLEVSERDDLVLLAFKAVELVYSVFSFKDSSRREQCKDTILRLLSLVKDQLAQLFSPDNMKEIQVMISAVDSIGALDNIKACANETQLVIKEIMTKEISAVKAGEFVSSSKHLNTNSIGSLEVLKYGQSNIKGRGILLPLLDLHKDHDIDSLPSPTREAPSCIPVSKAFSVQEGTVGSRLPASKIESGKMEAETEDSKFHHYETDALKAVSTYQQKFGRSSFFTYDKLPSPTPSGDGGNMDIDATEEVSSAPKGASLRSNKPTISEQPPVSSSSIDGSSVHGLITSRTDAPVSGSYPMKTSAKSRDPRLRFINSNSSATEQAGMMMSRKQKASEDPTLDVAIAKRLKSSLENTELNTREIRTTTGNGGWLEENNVIGSQLIERNHLKENADFEPRNTMTVSSSLPVSGNFNVTNNGKEQAPVTSNINPAFPALLKDIAVNPTMLLNILMEQQQRLAAEAKKPSDPAMGTAHLPIQNLAMGSNTTVSIGPSMTAGIQQKSTGPLPVSSQATSTTQILQDDPGKIRMKPRDPRRILHGNSLQKSGSMGSEQFKSVISPALNNQGTGDNVNALKPEVRAETELAPPDIARQFTKNLKNIADIVSVKQESSSISSASVPLKSDRAEPMAVVSTAQNLSTGNASASSKSPGTWGDVAHLFEGYDEKQKAAIQRERARRIEEQNKMFAARKLCLVLDLDHTLLNSAKFVEVDPVHDAILRKKEEQDREKTQRQLFRFPHMGMWTKLRPGIWNFLEKASKLYELHLYTMGNKLYATEMAKILDPKGVLFKGRVISRGDDADSVDGDERVPKSKDLEGVLGMESAVVIIDDSVRVWPHNKLNLIVVERYTYFPCSRRQFGLPGPSLLEIDHDERPEAGTLASSLAVIEKIHQIFFSSPSLHEVDVRNILATEQRKILAGCRIVFSRVFPREEANPHLHPLWQTAEQFGAVCTNKLDHQVTHVVANSPGTDKQVAWAASQGKFIVHPGWVEASALLYRRANEQDFAIKL; from the exons ATGGTTTTTAGATTTTCTGATTGTGAGAACTTGAAGGCTATAAAATCGGAAGGTATGGAGAGGGGGGTAGGCGATGTGGAAGAGGGTGAGATTTCCGATTCTTCTATAGAAGAGATCACTGAAGAGGTTTTCAAGAACAAAGAGGCTGCTAAGTTGAACAGCAgcaacagcagcagcaacaacaacaagcaAAAAGGGAGCGATCCTAATGTTTGGACTGTTCATGATCTATACTCCAAGTACCCTACTATATGCCGTGGCTATGGTTTGGTTAATCTAGCTTGGGCAACAGCTGTACAGAACAGGTCCCTTAACGAAATTTTTGTAATGGACGTTGATCCTGATTCGAATGCAAATGCTAATGCCAGTGCTGCCATGTCTTCCAATCAATCGTCTTCTGGGTCTGCTGGTGTTAAGGAGAATGCAAGTGAGGTGGTGATTGTGGATGATGATAAGGAGGAAGGAGAGTTGGAGGAGGGTGAGATTGATGATGATGGCGCTGACCCTGAAGCATCAGTAACAGAGAGGGTTCAGAGTGCTGCTGAATGTGGTGTAGTTGCTTCTGATACTGATTCCACATCTGATAAGCTCAGTGTTAGGGAGGTTCTGGAGGGTGTTACAGTTGCTAATGTGGAGGA ATCGTTTGAGGGGACTTGCTCTAGGCTGCAGAAAACTTTGCAGCGATTGCCTGATGTGCTTTCTGGACTTGAGGTTTCTGAAAGGGATGATCTTGTTCTCTTGGCATTTAAAGCAGTTGAATTAGTATATTCT GTATTCTCCTTCAAGGACAGTTCACGAAGGGAACAATGCAAGGATACCATTTTAAG ATTACTCTCTCTGGTAAAGGATCAGCTTGCACAATTGTTCTCTCCTGATAATATGAAAGAG ATTCAGGTCATGATTTCTGCTGTTGATTCTATTGGTGCTTTAGACAATATTAAGGCTTGTGCCAACGAGACACAACTGGTGATCAAGGAGATAATGACTAAGGAAATTTCAGCTGTGAAAGCTGGGGAATTTGTTTCTTCTAGCAAGCATTTAAACACTAATTCAATAGGTTCATTGGAAGTTTTGAAATATGGACAAAGTAATATTAAAGGCAGAGGGATTCTACTCCCACTGTTAGACCTTCACAAGGATCATGATATAGACAGCTTACCATCACCCACACGAGAAGCACCGTCATGCATTCCTGTTAGCAAAGCATTTTCCGTTCAAGAGGGAACGGTTGGATCTAGGTTGCCTGCTAGTAAGATAGAGTCTGGGAAGATGGAAGCTGAAACCGAAGATTCTAAGTTTCATCACTATGAAACTGATGCTTTGAAGGCTGTTTCCACATATCAACAGAAATTTGGTAGAAGTTCTTTTTTTACATATGATAAACTTCCAAGTCCAACACCTTCAGGTGATGGTGGAAATATGGATATTGATGCAACTGAGGAGGTCTCAAGTGCTCCTAAGGGTGCTTCTTTGAGAAGCAATAAGCCAACCATTTCAGAGCAACCACCTGTTTCTTCTAGTTCTATTGATGGTTCTAGTGTGCATGGACTGATTACCTCAAGAACTGATGCTCCAGTTTCTGGATCGTACCCTATGAAAACATCAGCCAAGAGTAGAGATCCTAGGTTGCGTTTCATTAATTCCAATTCCAGTGCTACCGAACAGGCTGGAATGATGATGTCAAGAAAGCAAAAGGCTTCTGAAGATCCTACTCTGGATGTTGCCATAGCAAAGAGACTAAAAAGTTCATTGGAAAATACTGAGCTTAATACAAGAGAAATAAGAACTACAACTGGAAATGGTGGTTGGTTGGAAGAGAATAATGTTATTGGGTCTCAGTTAATAGAAAGGAACCATTTAAAGGAGAATGCGGATTTTGAACCCAGAAATACTATGACAGTGAGCAGTTCCCTTCCTGTTTCTGGTAATTTCAATGTGACTAATAATGGAAAGGAGCAGGCACCGGTTACAAGTAATATCAACCCAGCTTTTCCTGCTTTGCTCAAGGATATTGCTGTAAATCCGACCATGTTGCTAAATATTCTTATGGAACAACAGCAGAGATTAGCAGCTGAAGCCAAAAAGCCATCTGATCCTGCTATGGGTACGGCGCATTTACCAATTCAAAATTTGGCAATGGGGTCAAATACAACCGTTAGTATTGGTCCATCAATGACCGCTGGTATTCAGCAAAAGTCAACTGGACCCTTACCGGTTTCATCGCAAGCAACTTCGACG ACACAAATCCTACAAGATGATCCAGGGAAGATTCGCATGAAACCACGTGATCCACGGCGTATTCTCCATGGTAACTCTCTACAGAAAAGTGGGAGTATGGGGAGTGAGCAATTCAAATCCGTTATATCCCCTGCATTAAACAACCAGGGAACTGGGGACAATGTCAATGCCCTGAAACCAGAGGTTCGAGCTGAAACAGAGCTTGCACCACCTGATATTGCTCGACAGTTCACCAAAAATCTGAAAAATATTGCTGATATTGTGTCTGTTAAACAAGAATCTTCTAGCATATCTTCTGCTTCTGTACCCCTGAAATCTGATAGAGCAGAACCGATGGCTGTTGTGTCTACTGCTCAGAACCTGTCGACTGGCAATGCATCAGCTTCCTCAAAGTCTCCGGGTACATGGGGAGATGTTGCGCATCTTTTTGAAGGCTATGATGAGAAGCAAAAGGCTGCTATTCAGAGAGAGAGGGCTAGGAGGATAGAGGAACAGAATAAGATGTTTGCCGCTAGGAAATTATGTCTTGTTTTGGACCTAGATCACACCCTTCTTAATTCTGCTAAG tttgttgaagttgatcccgTGCATGATGCGAtattgagaaagaaagaagagcaAGACCGAGAAAAGACTCAGAGGCAACTTTTTCGCTTTCCACATATGGGAATGTGGACTAAACTAAGGCCAGGAATCTGGAATTTCTTGGAGAAG GCTAGTAAGCTCTATGAGTTGCATCTCTATACAATGGGGAACAAGTTATATGCAACAGAAATGGCAAAGATCCTCGATCCAAAGGGAGTTCTGTTTAAAGGCAGAGTTATTTCTAGAGGTGATGATGCTGATTCAGTTGATGGTGATGAGAGAGTTCCCAAAAGCAAGGATTTAGAAGGGGTTTTGGGAATGGAGTCGGCTGTTGTAATTATAGATGATTCTGTTAGAGTCTGGCCTCATAACAAACTTAACCTGATTGTGGTGGAAAG GTACACATACTTCCCCTGTAGTCGACGTCAATTTGGACTTCCTGGCCCTTCTCTTCTTGAGATTGATCATGACGAGAGACCTGAAGCTGGAACTCTAGCATCCTCTTTGGCA GTTATTGAGAAAATACACcaaatcttcttttcttctccatcCTTACATGAAGTGGATGTAAGAAATATCCTAGCGACAGAGCAGAGAAAAATCTTGGCTGGTTGTCGAATAGTATTTAGTAGGGTATTTCCTCGTGAAGAAGCCAATCCTCATTTACACCCATTGTGGCAGACAGCTGAACAATTTGGTGCTGTTTGTACAAACAAGCTTGATCATCAGGTTACTCATGTAGTGGCAAATTCACCTGGAACTGATAAG CAGGTGGCTTGGGCTGCTAGCCAAGGAAAATTTATTGTGCATCCTGGATG GGTTGAAGCATCTGCGTTGCTTTATAGGAGGGCCAACGAGCAAGATTTTgccattaaattataa
- the LOC107486465 gene encoding RNA polymerase II C-terminal domain phosphatase-like 3 isoform X2, translated as MVFRFSDCENLKAIKSEGMERGVGDVEEGEISDSSIEEITEEVFKNKEAAKLNSSNSSSNNNKQKGSDPNVWTVHDLYSKYPTICRGYGLVNLAWATAVQNRSLNEIFVMDVDPDSNANANASAAMSSNQSSSGSAGVKENASEVVIVDDDKEEGELEEGEIDDDGADPEASVTERVQSAAECGVVASDTDSTSDKLSVREVLEGVTVANVEESFEGTCSRLQKTLQRLPDVLSGLEVSERDDLVLLAFKAVELVYSVFSFKDSSRREQCKDTILRLLSLVKDQLAQLFSPDNMKEIQVMISAVDSIGALDNIKACANETQLVIKEIMTKEISAVKAGEFVSSSKHLNTNSIGSLEVLKYGQSNIKGRGILLPLLDLHKDHDIDSLPSPTREAPSCIPVSKAFSVQEGTVGSRLPASKIESGKMEAETEDSKFHHYETDALKAVSTYQQKFGRSSFFTYDKLPSPTPSGDGGNMDIDATEEVSSAPKGASLRSNKPTISEQPPVSSSSIDGSSVHGLITSRTDAPVSGSYPMKTSAKSRDPRLRFINSNSSATEQAGMMMSRKQKASEDPTLDVAIAKRLKSSLENTELNTREIRTTTGNGGWLEENNVIGSQLIERNHLKENADFEPRNTMTVSSSLPVSGNFNVTNNGKEQAPVTSNINPAFPALLKDIAVNPTMLLNILMEQQQRLAAEAKKPSDPAMGTAHLPIQNLAMGSNTTVSIGPSMTAGIQQKSTGPLPVSSQATSTTQILQDDPGKIRMKPRDPRRILHGNSLQKSGSMGSEQFKSVISPALNNQGTGDNVNALKPEVRAETELAPPDIARQFTKNLKNIADIVSVKQESSSISSASVPLKSDRAEPMAVVSTAQNLSTGNASASSKSPGTWGDVAHLFEGYDEKQKAAIQRERARRIEEQNKMFAARKLCLVLDLDHTLLNSAKFVEVDPVHDAILRKKEEQDREKTQRQLFRFPHMGMWTKLRPGIWNFLEKASKLYELHLYTMGNKLYATEMAKILDPKGVLFKGRVISRGDDADSVDGDERVPKSKDLEGVLGMESAVVIIDDSVRVWPHNKLNLIVVERYTYFPCSRRQFGLPGPSLLEIDHDERPEAGTLASSLAVIEKIHQIFFSSPSLHEVDVRNILATEQRKILAGCRIVFSRVFPREEANPHLHPLWQTAEQFGAVCTNKLDHQVTHVVANSPGTDKVAWAASQGKFIVHPGWVEASALLYRRANEQDFAIKL; from the exons ATGGTTTTTAGATTTTCTGATTGTGAGAACTTGAAGGCTATAAAATCGGAAGGTATGGAGAGGGGGGTAGGCGATGTGGAAGAGGGTGAGATTTCCGATTCTTCTATAGAAGAGATCACTGAAGAGGTTTTCAAGAACAAAGAGGCTGCTAAGTTGAACAGCAgcaacagcagcagcaacaacaacaagcaAAAAGGGAGCGATCCTAATGTTTGGACTGTTCATGATCTATACTCCAAGTACCCTACTATATGCCGTGGCTATGGTTTGGTTAATCTAGCTTGGGCAACAGCTGTACAGAACAGGTCCCTTAACGAAATTTTTGTAATGGACGTTGATCCTGATTCGAATGCAAATGCTAATGCCAGTGCTGCCATGTCTTCCAATCAATCGTCTTCTGGGTCTGCTGGTGTTAAGGAGAATGCAAGTGAGGTGGTGATTGTGGATGATGATAAGGAGGAAGGAGAGTTGGAGGAGGGTGAGATTGATGATGATGGCGCTGACCCTGAAGCATCAGTAACAGAGAGGGTTCAGAGTGCTGCTGAATGTGGTGTAGTTGCTTCTGATACTGATTCCACATCTGATAAGCTCAGTGTTAGGGAGGTTCTGGAGGGTGTTACAGTTGCTAATGTGGAGGA ATCGTTTGAGGGGACTTGCTCTAGGCTGCAGAAAACTTTGCAGCGATTGCCTGATGTGCTTTCTGGACTTGAGGTTTCTGAAAGGGATGATCTTGTTCTCTTGGCATTTAAAGCAGTTGAATTAGTATATTCT GTATTCTCCTTCAAGGACAGTTCACGAAGGGAACAATGCAAGGATACCATTTTAAG ATTACTCTCTCTGGTAAAGGATCAGCTTGCACAATTGTTCTCTCCTGATAATATGAAAGAG ATTCAGGTCATGATTTCTGCTGTTGATTCTATTGGTGCTTTAGACAATATTAAGGCTTGTGCCAACGAGACACAACTGGTGATCAAGGAGATAATGACTAAGGAAATTTCAGCTGTGAAAGCTGGGGAATTTGTTTCTTCTAGCAAGCATTTAAACACTAATTCAATAGGTTCATTGGAAGTTTTGAAATATGGACAAAGTAATATTAAAGGCAGAGGGATTCTACTCCCACTGTTAGACCTTCACAAGGATCATGATATAGACAGCTTACCATCACCCACACGAGAAGCACCGTCATGCATTCCTGTTAGCAAAGCATTTTCCGTTCAAGAGGGAACGGTTGGATCTAGGTTGCCTGCTAGTAAGATAGAGTCTGGGAAGATGGAAGCTGAAACCGAAGATTCTAAGTTTCATCACTATGAAACTGATGCTTTGAAGGCTGTTTCCACATATCAACAGAAATTTGGTAGAAGTTCTTTTTTTACATATGATAAACTTCCAAGTCCAACACCTTCAGGTGATGGTGGAAATATGGATATTGATGCAACTGAGGAGGTCTCAAGTGCTCCTAAGGGTGCTTCTTTGAGAAGCAATAAGCCAACCATTTCAGAGCAACCACCTGTTTCTTCTAGTTCTATTGATGGTTCTAGTGTGCATGGACTGATTACCTCAAGAACTGATGCTCCAGTTTCTGGATCGTACCCTATGAAAACATCAGCCAAGAGTAGAGATCCTAGGTTGCGTTTCATTAATTCCAATTCCAGTGCTACCGAACAGGCTGGAATGATGATGTCAAGAAAGCAAAAGGCTTCTGAAGATCCTACTCTGGATGTTGCCATAGCAAAGAGACTAAAAAGTTCATTGGAAAATACTGAGCTTAATACAAGAGAAATAAGAACTACAACTGGAAATGGTGGTTGGTTGGAAGAGAATAATGTTATTGGGTCTCAGTTAATAGAAAGGAACCATTTAAAGGAGAATGCGGATTTTGAACCCAGAAATACTATGACAGTGAGCAGTTCCCTTCCTGTTTCTGGTAATTTCAATGTGACTAATAATGGAAAGGAGCAGGCACCGGTTACAAGTAATATCAACCCAGCTTTTCCTGCTTTGCTCAAGGATATTGCTGTAAATCCGACCATGTTGCTAAATATTCTTATGGAACAACAGCAGAGATTAGCAGCTGAAGCCAAAAAGCCATCTGATCCTGCTATGGGTACGGCGCATTTACCAATTCAAAATTTGGCAATGGGGTCAAATACAACCGTTAGTATTGGTCCATCAATGACCGCTGGTATTCAGCAAAAGTCAACTGGACCCTTACCGGTTTCATCGCAAGCAACTTCGACG ACACAAATCCTACAAGATGATCCAGGGAAGATTCGCATGAAACCACGTGATCCACGGCGTATTCTCCATGGTAACTCTCTACAGAAAAGTGGGAGTATGGGGAGTGAGCAATTCAAATCCGTTATATCCCCTGCATTAAACAACCAGGGAACTGGGGACAATGTCAATGCCCTGAAACCAGAGGTTCGAGCTGAAACAGAGCTTGCACCACCTGATATTGCTCGACAGTTCACCAAAAATCTGAAAAATATTGCTGATATTGTGTCTGTTAAACAAGAATCTTCTAGCATATCTTCTGCTTCTGTACCCCTGAAATCTGATAGAGCAGAACCGATGGCTGTTGTGTCTACTGCTCAGAACCTGTCGACTGGCAATGCATCAGCTTCCTCAAAGTCTCCGGGTACATGGGGAGATGTTGCGCATCTTTTTGAAGGCTATGATGAGAAGCAAAAGGCTGCTATTCAGAGAGAGAGGGCTAGGAGGATAGAGGAACAGAATAAGATGTTTGCCGCTAGGAAATTATGTCTTGTTTTGGACCTAGATCACACCCTTCTTAATTCTGCTAAG tttgttgaagttgatcccgTGCATGATGCGAtattgagaaagaaagaagagcaAGACCGAGAAAAGACTCAGAGGCAACTTTTTCGCTTTCCACATATGGGAATGTGGACTAAACTAAGGCCAGGAATCTGGAATTTCTTGGAGAAG GCTAGTAAGCTCTATGAGTTGCATCTCTATACAATGGGGAACAAGTTATATGCAACAGAAATGGCAAAGATCCTCGATCCAAAGGGAGTTCTGTTTAAAGGCAGAGTTATTTCTAGAGGTGATGATGCTGATTCAGTTGATGGTGATGAGAGAGTTCCCAAAAGCAAGGATTTAGAAGGGGTTTTGGGAATGGAGTCGGCTGTTGTAATTATAGATGATTCTGTTAGAGTCTGGCCTCATAACAAACTTAACCTGATTGTGGTGGAAAG GTACACATACTTCCCCTGTAGTCGACGTCAATTTGGACTTCCTGGCCCTTCTCTTCTTGAGATTGATCATGACGAGAGACCTGAAGCTGGAACTCTAGCATCCTCTTTGGCA GTTATTGAGAAAATACACcaaatcttcttttcttctccatcCTTACATGAAGTGGATGTAAGAAATATCCTAGCGACAGAGCAGAGAAAAATCTTGGCTGGTTGTCGAATAGTATTTAGTAGGGTATTTCCTCGTGAAGAAGCCAATCCTCATTTACACCCATTGTGGCAGACAGCTGAACAATTTGGTGCTGTTTGTACAAACAAGCTTGATCATCAGGTTACTCATGTAGTGGCAAATTCACCTGGAACTGATAAG GTGGCTTGGGCTGCTAGCCAAGGAAAATTTATTGTGCATCCTGGATG GGTTGAAGCATCTGCGTTGCTTTATAGGAGGGCCAACGAGCAAGATTTTgccattaaattataa
- the LOC107486463 gene encoding uncharacterized protein LOC107486463 yields MAAEPETLQPPPELPIATAPSAPEETAADPTTTTAQQQPAAENPGPPPLAPKRQRRPSVRLGEIGDQRASATNHETHTRRPSMPPWSWRIRSKEPSRTNSKARSLTNLPNGGEEIAEFGNKRGKSKRASTATKRVRSNFAPRTTVTTAAAAAAKTENNNNDNGEEEAYRDFDYEQEDEDYHDDSPVHSVHDDDGYWHIGRHTDRARVSENDVVESDSREGRKCEGVRSWLLELGLSRYAPMFEIHEVDDELLPMLTLEDLKDMGINAVGSRRKMYTAIQKLRKGFP; encoded by the coding sequence ATGGCGGCTGAGCCCGAAACACTCCAACCGCCGCCGGAGCTTCCAATCGCCACCGCACCTTCCGCCCCGGAGGAAACGGCAGCGGATCCTACGACGACAACGGCGCAGCAGCAGCCCGCCGCTGAGAATCCCGGTCCTCCGCCACTCGCTCCGAAACGTCAACGCCGTCCAAGCGTTCGTCTGGGAGAGATCGGAGACCAACGCGCCTCCGCAACCAACCATGAAACTCACACGCGCCGCCCGAGCATGCCTCCATGGAGCTGGCGTATCCGCTCGAAAGAACCTTCCAGGACAAACTCGAAGGCTCGTTCCCTAACGAACCTCCCTAACGGCGGCGAAGAAATCGCTGAATTCGGTAACAAACGCGGTAAATCGAAGCGAGCTTCAACAGCAACAAAGCGTGTGAGATCGAATTTCGCTCCTCGAACCACAGTaacaacagcagcagcagcagcagcaaaaacagaaaacaacaacaacgacaacggagaagaagaagcttaCCGTGATTTCGATTACGAGCAGGAAGACGAAGACTATCACGATGACAGTCCAGTGCACTCGGTCCACGACGACGACGGTTACTGGCACATAGGGAGGCACACGGATCGAGCTAGGGTTTCGGAAAACGACGTGGTTGAATCGGATTCGAGGGAAGGGAGGAAGTGCGAGGGGGTGAGGTCGTGGTTGCTGGAGCTAGGTCTGAGTAGGTACGCTCCGATGTTTGAGATTCATGAGGTGGATGATGAGCTTCTTCCGATGCTGACATTGGAAGATCTCAAAGATATGGGGATCAATGCCGTTGGTTCTAGAAGGAAAATGTACACTGCGATCCAGAAGCTTCGGAAAGGGTTTCCATGA